DNA from Sorex araneus isolate mSorAra2 chromosome 6, mSorAra2.pri, whole genome shotgun sequence:
GGGGGCATCCATTTTATCAAGCATCTGAGCACTGAATATAATCTTAGACATTATATTAGATACATGGATTCAGAAATGATAATATAGTCCCTTTACATTTCTGAGTCTTCTCTCTAGAACTATCTCCTGCTGCATGCAGTAATGTCTATTCTTGCACTTGACTGCAGTTATTGTATACAGTTCCCAAACGTACCTGGCTTTTCACTGCCACAAGTGTCTTTTGTTAGAATGCTGCTCCCTTCCTATTTGTCTCTGACATGATTCCTTACTCTCTATACACAGTTTCAGAGTGTGACCTAACTTACTATGTTTTTAAATTCAGGTATGCAAAGAATGAGTAACTAATGGTGTTCTGTCATGTCGTATGACAGAGAATGTCTGTAATGCTTTGCATATTAACAGCTTGTATTGCTGGgcaagaaaatagagaaattctacacacatgcatacaaatatATCTTTGTGTGAAATGAATGGGGAAAAAatgcccaaaaaagaaataaattctgtttggagtcggtttttttttccactgaaatCACCATTATTCCCTTCCTTAGATAGCAATATTGCTAGTGATAATGAATATATGAATTGCAGTGGTCCTTTTGTGTGAAGCTCTCTAACTCAGACGTGGCTGAAGAGTAAGTCCCAAACCACTCGTTTTGTTGGAAAAGATTCAGAAGTAGATCTGCAACACAGCAAGATCATCTTTATTTATAATAGCCTACATCTCAGTTCCACTCAAGCTATTATTGCTCCTGGTCTGAAGTGCATCTCTGATATTTTATAGGCTTAGCTAAAAGGATACTTACTTTGTAGTGCccaagtctatttttattttattgttatttttttttttgcttttttggggtcacacccggcgatgcacaggggttaactcctggctctgtactcaggaataactcctggccgtgcttgggggaccatatgggatgctgggaatcgatcctgggttggccgtgtgcaaggcaaatgccctgcctgctgtgctgttgctccagccccccaagtctatttttagttttgtttgtttggggaccatacctggcaatgcactggggttactcctggttctgtactcaggaattactcctgtggtgcttagaggactgcatgggatacaggggatcaaacccgggtcggccatatgcaaggcaaataccctactcactatactattgttctggccttctaattttagttttatgtaaaACCAAGTAGTATTAGGGTTGGAGGGGTAGTACAGGGGATGAtgaacttaccttgcatgtggctgaccccagtcaATCGCTGGCACcatctagggtcccctgagtactgctgggtgtgacttaaataCAGTAAaccaaaggggccagagagatggtatgttttcttgcacatggtctacccaGGTTTTATCCTTGATATCCCTGATGGTTCTCTGAGTTCACCAAGAGTGATCGGCCACGaactcccctgagcacagaaccaccaggtgtggccccaaaccaaaaattcaagcaaaaccaaaaaactaataCAGTTGGtttatatatggaaaatataaCCAGATGATTCAAAACAACGCTTTATTGGTACTAGTGAACATCACCTACTTAATGAATagcaagtatatatgtatatgtatatgtatatgtatatatatatacacatatatatatatacacacacagctgAATCTTAGAGAATAAACACCACAGTTTTACATAACTGGACATACGCCTAAGCATCACTGATTCAGTGTACTATTCAGTGATGCTTCCTCAGAGGTTGTTCAGTGAGGGGAGAGGATCAGCAGTTCCTCCAGGATGGGATACTTGTCAGTCAGCTTGTAAATGGAATTCTGCCTTCCCATGTGTCTTTACCAGAACTCTCCAGTGTCTGAAATATAGGAAGCTTCGCATGCTTTTCTAAAAATCTGGAGGTCGCAATTTTCCACTGAACTGAAGTTTGTGTCTCTTGTAGGACTTGGCAGATGAGCTTGCTCTTGTGGATGTCATGGAAGACAAACTGAAAGGAGAGATGATGGACCTCCAGCACGGCAGCCTTTTCCTTAAAACGCCAAAAATTGTCTCTGGCAAAGGTTAATTTCAGACTTCACTCTTGACTTTGTAGTCTCCAATCctatagctttatttttattttactattatgaCTTAGGTAACATGGTTTACAACACCATTCCCGTTTgcggttttgatgtacaaagttaatgcaccccccccccaccaccggaGTGCCCAGGATCCTCCACCTATTATGTTACTTCTAGCCTGACTCATTCCTCCCCCACCGTCTCCACCCACTATTTGGTAATCATGAGTTTTGTAATctaaggccaagggtttgtcgtTGTTCAATACAGACTCTTGTTTCAGCCCCAGCTCTTTTAaagatttctggtttttttttttttttttttttttttgctttttgggtcacacctggtgcacaagagttactcctggctctgcactcaggaatcacccctggcggtgctcaggggaccatatgggatgctgggattcgaacccgggttggccgcatgcaagacggcctacccactgtgctattcctccagcccctaaagatttCTGTTTGATGCATAGGAGAGCCCTTGAACAATTTTGCATCATTATGTACTgatattaaaatttccatttctagTAAGTGGTTTTAGGTGGAAATCCAATTTCCTTATGATTTGGAAAGCATCGTAGGGAAACTTCCTtgcttggggcctgagagatggagTAGGGAATAAGGTGTCTGTCTCGAGTGTGCCTGACcatgctccagcccatctcccctatatggtttcctaagcaccaccaagttactcctgagcacgcacagccaagtgtgcctcAAAccacctctccaaaaaaaaaccccccaaaaaaaacaaaactcttttaGTCCACATTTAACCAATCTTTGGagcagatttgtttgttttgggctatacccaatgatgctcaggggtaactactggtacagggctcaggaatcactcctggtggtgcttgggggaccatatgggatactggggatcaaacccagtcagctgcatgcaaggcaagcaccccacccactgtaccatcaacCCCCAAATCCTGtgcacttttgttttgtttttgcaccacacctgggAGCCTCCCAGATAACTCCTGACTATATTCagggaatattctttttttttttctttctgggtcattgctcaggggttactcctggctctgcactcaggaatcactcctggcgttgcttgggggaccatatgggatgcaggggattgaacccaggtcggctgcgtgcaaggcaaatgccctacctgctgtactatcactctggcccttaggGAATATTCTtggggctcaggagactctaTGGCGTGCCGGGGATTTAAGCCAGGTTAGCCCCTTGTAAAGCAAACAacgctgcttgtaaggcaaacacccttacccatgtattattgcttcagcccctggaaCAGATTTTTGTTGGTTAGCTAATGAAGTTCTCTACAAGTTCTAAATCTCctagtcatcttttcttgtagaCTACAGCGTGACAGCAAACTCCAAGCTGGTCATTATCACAGCCGGTGCCCGTCAGCAGGAGGGAGAAAGCCGTCTGAATCTGGTCCAGCGGAATGTGAACATCTTTAAATTCATCATTCCTAATGTTGTGAAATACAGCCCGAATTGCAAGTTGCTTGTTGTTTCCAATCCAGGTGAGACTTTCAGTTGCATAAAAATCACCTAGAGTCACCTTGGGAGCCTATGTTATATTCTGCGCATACATTTTCttgtagttttcattttccttccaaGAGTGGGTTTGTGCTTTTGTAAAACAGCTAGGTGCACTGAAGCGAACTTAATGCCTGTGAATGCTCTTGGAACccgtagagcacatgctttgcatgtggaaggctcTGGGTTTGTTTTCTAATACGGGGGAACAATCAGTTATTTGCTTGAAGAATCTTAGATGAGGACTAAGTTTATGAATCCTGTTTCATTCTCTTAATGTGCATCtggtatattttctttatacttcTTGAATACGTTATTTATTTGCTGTATTTTGCATAATATAAAGGTTTGAAAGTATTAAAGTATTAATTTAAATCAGTGAGAGCATTGATTGTCAGCTGGGCAGATAGTGCACAGTGCGAGAGTGCAGGTTTTGTATGCTTAGTTTGATTTTTGtgtgacccagtttgattcccagcactggacGGTCTCCCGAGCTCTGCTGGAAGcagcccctggagcactgccagggctcaaaatccaacaaaacaaaaatgttgattGCCACCATCAATTCTAAGCCCCCGACAGATCTCTGTGTCCTGAGCGGCCTATCCCTATCTAATGATTGACCTAGAAtctttttctgatattttatccATAGTGGATATTTTGACCTATGTTGCTTGGAAGATAAGTGGCTTTCCCAAAAACCGTGTTATTGGAAGTGGTTGCAATCTGGATTCAGCCCGGTTCCGTTACCTCATGGGCGAAAGGCTGGGAGTTCACCCATCGAGTTGCCATGGGTGGGTCCTCGGGGAACACGGAGACTCTAGTGGTATGTataatcttctttttttcctttcccaaaGAGATGGTGTACAAACACGGAAAGGTGTGTGATGTGTTAGCCAATCAGGGTAAAGTTTACAGGCATTCATCAGGATAGAAAGGTTTGCAGGAATCTATGTTTTGATATGACTACACACTTAGAATTTTCAAGATTTTAATATGACATGGCCTGAGGGCTGGGGAATATAGGTTTTTACTTTGTACAATGACTTTATTGAATAAGAGAGAAGCTGTTAGGATAATCTCAGTCATTTGTTACCCTTGCTGTTTGTACTCGATTTGCACTAACTCCCTATGAAAGCTGAGCCCCTGTGAGCAGGATATAAGTAACATTGCTATGGCAGTTGAACTTGTGCAGTAATTTGTGTAATTTCATAACGTATGCCAAGAAAAATTTTATCATACAATAGATATCTCATACAATATCTCAGGCAAATGTAGATGATTTGAACATCCCGGTAGCTTAGGGAAATAAGTTAGACTGCAATGAAAATTCTCCGTTTTATATAATCTTAGAGGAGCCAGAATTTAAAAGAGCATTGGTTACCTCGATCACTTACCAAATGGTGGTAGTCCTCCCCAGCTAAGAAAGGAGAAGGGGCTGatgagatggtatagcaggtaaggcccttgccttgcacacagccttcctttattcaattcccagcatccggatgacaggaaataaccatcttttttggttggttttccctttgtcaggcagcgtggtgattactaaacaggcatgatctcggtggcgcgggacgaggggggaaaaaaatagaaaagttatgtaacaaacagcgggacttaatatctctacattctcagcaatggagagccatcaattgcttccttgacagtgggactgtcttttcttttttggggggaaaccctagcaacaatagtgagttatgtgttgaaacatggactgtaaccaagataaagcgtaaacgaagtgaaacttatcacttacaagggcggggactggggggggcgggagggggcgggaggtataatggggtggttggtgatggaatatgggcacgggtgaagggaagggtgtttgagtattgtataactgacataatcctgagaactatgtaaccctccacatggtgattcaataaaatttaaattaaaaaaaaaaaattcccagcatccgttatggtccctggagcactgccaggagtaatacctgatggcagaggcaggagtaagctctgagcattgcccagcgtggcacaaaaactaaaaaaagaaaaaataaagaaaaacaagaaaaagaaaagggaattaGAGGTCAGGAAAGTGGTGCAACAGGCTGAAACGTACATTTGCTTATCAAAGTAATTTGACCTAGAAGCCCTGCCTTTGATCCTGTtgcttggtccccagagcactaagAGTTGCCCAAGTACCACCAGTAAACCTAAAAAAGCCAAAgcccacctcctctccccactgCCCATACCCCCAAAGTGAAACAGAATTCGGAAATTAGAAAGATGAGCCAGAATGACCGGTCTGCTGCCTAGTACATGGAAGTGACGGTGTTCTCTGCTATTCCCTCTAGTGCCTGTGTGGAGTGGAGTGAATGTTGCAGGGGTTGCGCTGAAGAATCTGCACCCTGATTTAGGTACTGATGCAGATAAGGAACAGTGGAAACAAGTTCACAAACAAGTGGTTGACAGGTAATAGAATATTGTAATGCGATAATCTTCAATATAAGAATCTATTTTAAAGATCAAAAaaagtctttgtgtgtgtgtatgggggggggggtcacacctaatggtgctcagggcttacttctggctctacattcagaggtcactcctggcagggttaggGGGACCATAGGGACTGCTGCGGATTGGACCCGGGTTGCTTGCTCTATCTGGCCCCAGGAGTTCCTTCCTTTTCCAGAATCTTGACCTTTTAATGTatccacagcgggtagggcgtttgccttgcatgtgaccgacccgggttcaatttttctgaccctcttggagagcccggcaagctacccgtgagagtattccgcccacatggcagagcctggcaagctacctgtggtgcattcaatatgccaaaaacagtaacggcaaatctcacaatggagacttttacattactggtgcctgctggagcaaatctatgaacaacaagacaacagtgctacagtgctactattacaACAGTTGTATCCAAAGGTTCATCCTTAAGAGTGGTAGTCTTTCTATAAGGTCTTCACAAAAATCTGCATCTTGGTGGTGGGTCCACCGCAGATGGTGACTCAGAAAGGAAGGTGAATTTACTTTTTGAAATTCAGTATTAGAGGGTCAAAGctgtatagtacagtgggtcagatAGATGCTTGtcatgcatgcagtcaacccaggttccatccccagcaccttagtatggtccattgagcaccactaggaatgatcttcgagtgcagagccaggagtaagccctgagcatctccagttgtggccctaaagccaaataaataaataacaaattcagtattagattttttttttttttggtggtggtggtgtttgggatcaaatccaaggcATTCAGATATTCAAGGCCAGTGCTTTATTGTTGAGCTTTGTCTCTGGCCCAGTCATTTATGTTGTTGTAAGTAGTCATAGTTGGTTCACAACTGTATGATCTATTTTATGAAAACACTATAATTTTTCCATTCTCTGTTGGAGAGCACAGGACTAGCTACCAgattttatttgatattgctGATGATAGTGTTGTGAATACCTCCATTACAAAATATCTCAGAATATATATCCCAGGTGTTTGGTGCATTCTTGTGGCGTTATTTACTTTAAGGCATGTGTTTGGTGAAAGCCTTGGTTTTGTTTCTTCCACCTTACCTTTTCCTGCCCTTCCCTTCTCTACCCTACAGTGCTTATGAGGTGATCAAACTGAAAGGTTATACTTCCTGGGCCATTGGGCTCTCTGTGGCAGACTTGGCAGAAAGTATGATGAAGAATCTTAGGCGAGTGCATCCAATTTCCACCATGATTAAGGTAGGCTGACATACTGATATATTGTTCTTGGGCACCATTGTTTTCTGCTACTAAAAAAGATTTCTTCTGAGATGATAAAGCAAAGATGATGATTAGAGTGATAAAGTTTTCAGTCATCAAGTTCAGTGAAATAAATCCATGCTCATCCCACTGTTCGGGAAGATATGGTTGAGCTTTAAGATTTATGTCCTAGCAGTATGTTTACTACATAGACACTTGAAAACTTGTTAACTGAAAAACCGTCTACTCA
Protein-coding regions in this window:
- the LDHA gene encoding L-lactate dehydrogenase A chain, encoding MASLKDQLIQNLFKADHAPENKITVVGVGAVGMACAISILMKDLADELALVDVMEDKLKGEMMDLQHGSLFLKTPKIVSGKDYSVTANSKLVIITAGARQQEGESRLNLVQRNVNIFKFIIPNVVKYSPNCKLLVVSNPVDILTYVAWKISGFPKNRVIGSGCNLDSARFRYLMGERLGVHPSSCHGWVLGEHGDSSVPVWSGVNVAGVALKNLHPDLGTDADKEQWKQVHKQVVDSAYEVIKLKGYTSWAIGLSVADLAESMMKNLRRVHPISTMIKGLYGIKDDVFLSVPCILGQNGISDVVKVTLTSEEEARLKKSADTLWGIQKELQF